A region from the Sphaerodactylus townsendi isolate TG3544 linkage group LG01, MPM_Stown_v2.3, whole genome shotgun sequence genome encodes:
- the CDC42SE1 gene encoding CDC42 small effector protein 1 has translation MSDFWHKLGCCVVEKPQPKKKRRRIDRTMIGEPMNFVHLTHIGSGDMANEGLPMTGAVQEMRSKCGRERQWSNSHGL, from the exons ATGAGCGATTTTTGGCACAAGCTGGGCTGCTGCGTGGTAGAGAAACCGCAGCCG aaaaagaagaggcgGCGAATCGACCGCACCATGATAGGGGAGCCGATGAATTTTGTTCACCTGACGCACATCGGGTCTGGAGACATGGCGAACGAGGGGCTGCCCATG ACGGGCGCAGTCCAAGAAATGAGATCGAAATGCGGCCGAGAGCGACAGTGGAGCAACTCCCACGGCTTGTAG